One segment of Mycobacterium spongiae DNA contains the following:
- a CDS encoding M16 family metallopeptidase, with translation MPRRPAADPAAARPLRRTTLPGGLRVVTEYLPAVRSASIGVWVGVGSRDEGATVAGAAHFLEHLLFKSTPTRTAVDIAQAMDAVGGELNAFTAKEHTCYYAHVLDSDLALAIDLVSDVVLNGRCAAHDVELERDVVLEEIAMRDDDPEDALADMFLGSLFGDHPVGRPVIGSAQSVSTMTRAQLHSFHMRRYTPQRMVVAVAGNVDHADVVALVREHFGSRLVRGRRPVAPRKGAGRVNGCPGLTLANRDAEQTHVSLGVRTPGRSWEQRWALSVLHTALGGGISSRLFQEVREARGLAYSVYSALDIFADSGALSVYAACLPERFPDVMRVTTDVLTSVASDGISEAECRIAKGSLRGGLVLGLEDSGSRMSRIGRSELNYGKHRSIEHTLRQIERVTVDEVNAVARRVLNTRYGAAVLGPYSSKRSLPQRLRAMVN, from the coding sequence ATGCCGCGACGGCCAGCAGCTGACCCTGCGGCCGCCCGGCCACTGCGCCGCACTACTTTGCCGGGCGGTCTGCGCGTCGTCACCGAATATCTGCCAGCGGTGCGCTCGGCGTCCATCGGGGTCTGGGTTGGGGTGGGATCGCGCGACGAGGGTGCCACAGTTGCCGGGGCGGCCCATTTTCTCGAGCATCTGCTGTTCAAGTCGACGCCGACGCGCACGGCGGTCGATATCGCGCAAGCGATGGACGCGGTTGGCGGGGAGCTCAACGCGTTCACAGCCAAGGAGCACACGTGCTACTACGCACACGTGCTCGACAGCGACTTGGCGCTGGCGATCGATCTGGTCTCCGATGTGGTCCTCAACGGCCGCTGCGCTGCTCACGACGTGGAGCTGGAACGCGATGTCGTCCTGGAGGAGATCGCGATGCGCGACGACGACCCCGAGGACGCATTGGCGGACATGTTCTTGGGGTCGCTGTTCGGCGACCATCCGGTGGGCCGCCCGGTGATCGGCAGCGCGCAATCCGTATCGACGATGACTCGGGCTCAACTGCATTCTTTCCACATGCGGCGCTACACGCCGCAGCGAATGGTCGTAGCGGTGGCCGGGAATGTCGATCATGCCGACGTGGTCGCATTGGTGCGCGAGCACTTCGGGTCGCGATTGGTCCGCGGGCGACGCCCGGTTGCTCCTCGCAAGGGAGCCGGTCGGGTCAATGGCTGTCCGGGTTTGACACTGGCTAATCGGGATGCTGAGCAAACGCACGTGTCGCTGGGCGTACGCACGCCTGGTCGCAGCTGGGAGCAGCGCTGGGCGCTGTCGGTGCTGCACACGGCATTGGGCGGTGGGATCAGTTCGCGGCTGTTCCAAGAGGTCCGCGAAGCGCGGGGGCTAGCGTACTCGGTGTACTCCGCGCTGGATATCTTCGCCGACAGCGGGGCGCTGTCGGTGTATGCCGCATGCCTGCCGGAACGTTTCCCTGACGTGATGCGGGTGACCACCGACGTGTTGACATCGGTGGCCAGCGACGGCATCAGTGAGGCAGAGTGCCGCATCGCCAAGGGCTCGTTGCGGGGTGGTCTGGTGCTGGGGCTGGAGGATTCCGGCTCCCGGATGAGCCGGATCGGCCGCAGTGAGTTGAACTACGGCAAGCACCGCAGCATCGAGCACACGTTGCGACAGATTGAGCGCGTGACCGTCGACGAGGTTAACGCTGTGGCCCGTCGCGTGCTCAACACGCGCTACGGAGCTGCGGTTTTAGGGCCTTACAGCTCGAAACGGTCGCTGCCGCAACGACTTCGAGCGATGGTAAATTAG
- the rpsO gene encoding 30S ribosomal protein S15: MALTAEQKKEILNSYGLHDTDTGSPEAQIALLTKRIADLTEHLKVHKHDHHSRRGLLLLVGRRRRLIKYISQIDVERYRSLIERLGLRR; the protein is encoded by the coding sequence GTGGCGCTGACAGCCGAGCAGAAAAAGGAGATCCTGAACTCCTACGGCCTGCATGACACCGACACCGGCTCCCCGGAAGCGCAGATTGCGCTGCTGACCAAGCGGATCGCCGACCTGACCGAGCATCTCAAGGTGCACAAGCACGATCACCACTCGCGGCGAGGGCTGCTGTTGCTGGTGGGACGGCGGCGTCGGCTGATCAAGTACATTTCCCAGATCGATGTGGAGCGCTATCGCTCGCTCATCGAGCGCCTGGGTCTGCGTCGCTGA
- a CDS encoding PPE family protein produces the protein MNFLLLPPEINSARIFSGVGAGPMLAAGVAWDGLAAELALTASSFSSLTSSLAGEAWQGPAAAAMVGAAASYAGWLSTTATQADQAAVAARVFGGAFEAVRAAAVNPAIIAANRTQLVSLVMSNLFGQNAPAIAAAEATYEQMWAQDVTAMFGYHAGASAAAARLTPFVRPVPNLAGLPAQIVGAATASVSGAAGGVAAAIPIEGGAVASAAAAAAAPSRTIAINLGVANLGITNLGSGNVGFLNFGNGNLGSNNFGSGNFGDNNVGSGNLGSFNVGPGNLGSSNLGFANIGIGNIGFGNTGNNNIGFGLVGDNQVGIGGLNSGANNLGLFNSGNGNIGFFNSGTGNFGIGNSGNYNTGLWNTGQANTGFINAGSFNTGSFNVGDANTGSVNTGSYNTGDANPGSSNTGSFNTGDLNTGLLNAGNINTGAFNVGNMNNGFMWTANGQGGLTFGINTPDITLPTISLPGISVPGFDLPGITVPSISIPATTTPADITIGAFSLPEITLPSITIPAATTPSDITIGAFSLPEITLPSITIPAATTPSDITIGAFSLPEITLPSISIPAATTPADITVGGFALPEIALPSISIPAATTPADITVGGLNLPEITIPVLTTPTLTFNEFTGPSISLPAFDFPALITPTVLITGFNGNEVPLVRSNVLGTIFLQPSFLGPILIGDPGIAPPPGIPDPPFANGSFFGFTLPGIVIGGFDFPSISTTGPFTIPSVAVDGFTLPQVSIPEITTPPLTIPSLGVEGFTLPQVGIPEITTAPLTIPSVGVEGFTLPPVGIPEITTAPLTLPAVGVEGFTLPPVGIPEITTPPLTLPAVGVGGLTLPPIGIPEITTPPFTIASIGIGGFTTPELTIPSVTLPSTSIAQLVIPPPPGFFNSSATGSSGFFNTGPGSSSGFGNSGSGLSGLFNVNPSALSFASGFNNFGAGSSGFSNLGSGVSGLGNLGTLPFFDNSLVSGLGSTGHRLAGWLLHGTTP, from the coding sequence GTGAATTTTCTCTTGTTGCCGCCCGAGATCAACTCAGCACGGATTTTTTCCGGTGTCGGAGCGGGACCAATGTTGGCGGCGGGGGTGGCCTGGGATGGGTTGGCCGCCGAATTGGCTTTGACGGCGAGTTCCTTTAGCTCGCTGACTTCTTCCTTGGCGGGGGAGGCGTGGCAGGGCCCGGCGGCGGCGGCCATGGTCGGGGCGGCTGCTTCGTACGCAGGATGGTTGAGCACCACAGCAACCCAGGCCGATCAAGCGGCCGTTGCGGCCCGCGTCTTTGGGGGTGCGTTCGAAGCTGTGCGGGCCGCTGCGGTGAATCCGGCGATTATCGCCGCCAACCGCACTCAGCTGGTGTCGCTGGTGATGTCAAATCTGTTCGGGCAAAACGCCCCGGCGATCGCGGCCGCTGAGGCGACTTATGAGCAGATGTGGGCTCAGGATGTCACCGCGATGTTTGGCTATCACGCTGGGGCTTCGGCGGCCGCCGCGCGGCTGACGCCGTTTGTCCGGCCGGTGCCGAATCTGGCCGGCCTACCGGCCCAGATCGTCGGCGCGGCGACGGCCAGCGTGTCCGGCGCGGCCGGCGGTGTGGCTGCGGCCATCCCGATCGAGGGCGGCGCCGTTGCGAGTGCCGCCGCCGCGGCGGCGGCGCCGAGCAGGACGATCGCCATCAACCTGGGCGTTGCCAACCTTGGCATCACCAACCTCGGCAGCGGAAACGTGGGCTTCCTCAATTTCGGCAACGGAAACCTGGGTAGTAACAATTTCGGTTCCGGAAACTTCGGCGACAACAATGTCGGCTCCGGAAACCTCGGCAGCTTCAACGTAGGCCCCGGAAACCTCGGCAGCTCCAATCTAGGCTTCGCGAATATTGGCATCGGGAATATCGGCTTTGGCAACACCGGCAACAACAACATCGGTTTCGGGCTGGTCGGTGACAACCAAGTCGGTATCGGCGGCCTCAACTCAGGCGCAAATAATCTCGGCCTATTCAACTCGGGCAACGGAAACATCGGTTTCTTCAATTCGGGGACCGGAAACTTCGGTATCGGAAACTCCGGTAACTACAACACCGGCTTATGGAACACCGGTCAAGCCAACACGGGCTTTATCAACGCGGGTTCTTTCAACACTGGCAGCTTTAACGTCGGCGACGCAAACACGGGCAGCGTGAACACGGGTAGCTACAACACGGGCGACGCCAACCCGGGCTCGTCCAACACGGGTAGCTTCAACACGGGCGACCTCAATACCGGCCTGTTGAACGCGGGCAACATCAACACCGGTGCTTTCAACGTGGGCAACATGAATAACGGCTTCATGTGGACGGCCAATGGCCAGGGCGGCCTCACCTTTGGAATCAATACACCTGATATAACACTCCCCACCATAAGTCTACCCGGGATTAGCGTCCCCGGTTTCGACCTGCCAGGGATAACGGTGCCGTCGATATCCATTCCGGCGACCACCACGCCCGCCGACATCACGATCGGCGCATTTAGTCTGCCGGAGATTACGTTGCCGTCGATCACTATTCCGGCGGCGACCACGCCCAGCGATATCACGATCGGTGCATTTAGTCTGCCGGAGATTACGTTGCCGTCGATCACTATTCCGGCGGCGACCACGCCCAGCGATATCACGATCGGTGCATTTAGTCTGCCCGAGATAACGTTGCCTTCGATATCTATTCCCGCGGCGACGACGCCCGCAGATATTACGGTGGGCGGGTTTGCGTTGCCCGAGATTGCGTTGCCTTCGATATCTATTCCCGCGGCGACGACGCCCGCAGATATTACGGTGGGCGGGCTCAATCTGCCGGAAATAACGATACCCGTGTTGACTACACCTACGCTGACCTTCAATGAATTTACCGGACCGTCGATAAGCCTACCGGCATTCGATTTTCCCGCCCTGATCACGCCGACGGTCCTAATAACCGGCTTTAACGGTAATGAGGTTCCCTTGGTGCGGAGCAACGTCCTCGGGACGATATTCCTCCAACCATCCTTTCTGGGTCCAATATTGATTGGGGATCCGGGGATAGCGCCCCCGCCCGGCATTCCTGACCCGCCATTTGCAAACGGTTCCTTCTTCGGCTTTACCCTTCCCGGCATCGTCATCGGCGGCTTCGATTTCCCCAGCATCAGCACAACTGGGCCGTTCACCATTCCCTCCGTCGCGGTCGACGGCTTCACGTTGCCGCAAGTCAGCATTCCGGAGATCACCACGCCGCCGTTGACCATTCCCTCGCTCGGTGTTGAGGGCTTCACGTTGCCGCAGGTCGGCATTCCGGAGATCACGACGGCGCCGTTGACCATTCCTTCGGTCGGTGTTGAGGGTTTCACGTTGCCGCCGGTTGGCATTCCGGAGATCACGACGGCGCCGTTGACGTTGCCTGCGGTGGGTGTTGAGGGTTTCACGTTGCCGCCGGTTGGCATTCCGGAGATCACGACGCCACCGTTGACGTTGCCTGCGGTGGGTGTTGGTGGTCTCACACTGCCGCCTATCGGGATTCCGGAGATCACCACCCCGCCATTCACTATCGCTTCCATCGGGATCGGTGGTTTCACCACTCCCGAGCTCACCATCCCCAGCGTCACCCTGCCCAGCACCTCTATCGCGCAGCTTGTCATCCCGCCGCCGCCCGGCTTCTTCAATTCGAGTGCCACCGGATCGTCGGGCTTTTTCAACACGGGCCCCGGGAGCAGTTCGGGCTTCGGTAACAGCGGCTCGGGTCTCTCGGGTCTGTTCAACGTCAATCCGTCGGCGCTGTCCTTTGCCTCCGGCTTCAACAACTTCGGTGCCGGCTCCTCGGGGTTCTCGAATCTCGGCAGCGGTGTGTCGGGCCTCGGGAACTTGGGCACCCTGCCCTTCTTCGACAACAGCCTGGTTTCGGGCCTAGGAAGCACCGGTCACAGGCTCGCAGGGTGGCTTTTGCACGGCACAACGCCGTAG
- a CDS encoding nitronate monooxygenase codes for MVLGFWDIAVPIVGAPMAGGPSTPALAAAVSNAGGLGFVAGGYVTADQFADDIAAARAATTGPIGANLFVPQPSVADWVQLEYYAEELEDIADYYHVAIGQPLYEDDDDWELKLEVVADVRPELVSFTFGAPPPDVIHRLSALGLLVSVTVTSAYEAGVAIAAGADNLVVQGPEAGGHRGTFAPDMEPGEEPLHQLLHRIGSAHDVPLIAAGGLGTADDVAGVLRSGAVAAQVGTALLLSDEAGTNPPHRAALTNPDFRDSVITRAFSGRYARGLANNFTRLLDHVAPLGYPEVNQMTKPIRAAAVEAGDPNGTNLWAGTAYREARRGPAAEIVAALSPDVRSA; via the coding sequence ATGGTATTGGGCTTCTGGGACATTGCGGTGCCCATTGTGGGCGCGCCGATGGCCGGCGGTCCCAGCACCCCGGCCCTGGCCGCGGCGGTGTCCAACGCGGGCGGGTTGGGATTCGTGGCTGGTGGCTATGTGACTGCCGACCAGTTCGCTGACGATATCGCCGCTGCCCGAGCTGCCACGACGGGCCCGATTGGCGCCAATCTGTTTGTGCCTCAACCCAGCGTCGCGGACTGGGTGCAGTTGGAGTACTACGCGGAAGAACTCGAAGACATCGCCGACTACTACCACGTCGCGATAGGGCAACCGCTGTACGAGGACGACGATGACTGGGAGCTCAAGCTCGAAGTTGTCGCCGACGTGCGTCCGGAACTGGTGTCGTTTACCTTCGGCGCGCCGCCGCCCGACGTTATTCATCGGTTGAGTGCGCTGGGGCTCTTGGTGTCGGTCACTGTGACGTCGGCCTACGAAGCTGGCGTGGCTATTGCTGCCGGCGCGGACAACCTCGTGGTTCAGGGGCCAGAAGCCGGAGGACATCGCGGCACTTTTGCGCCCGACATGGAGCCCGGTGAAGAGCCCCTGCACCAACTTCTCCACCGAATCGGCAGCGCTCACGATGTTCCGCTGATCGCCGCGGGTGGCCTGGGCACCGCTGACGACGTCGCGGGGGTGTTGCGCAGCGGAGCGGTGGCCGCGCAGGTTGGTACCGCGCTCTTGCTGAGCGACGAGGCCGGGACCAATCCCCCCCACCGCGCGGCGCTGACGAATCCGGATTTCCGCGACTCCGTGATCACTCGAGCGTTCTCGGGCCGCTACGCACGGGGTCTGGCGAACAACTTCACGCGCTTGCTCGATCACGTGGCGCCGCTGGGCTATCCCGAGGTGAACCAGATGACGAAGCCGATACGAGCAGCGGCGGTCGAGGCCGGTGACCCCAACGGAACCAACCTGTGGGCGGGCACGGCTTACCGGGAGGCCCGTCGGGGTCCGGCAGCCGAGATTGTCGCGGCACTGAGTCCCGACGTGCGGTCGGCCTAG
- a CDS encoding bifunctional riboflavin kinase/FAD synthetase encodes MQRWRGQDEIPTDWGRCVLTIGVFDGVHRGHAELIAHAVKAGRAREVPAVLMTFDPHPMEVVYPGSHPAQLTTLTRRAELVEDLGIDVFLVMPFTTDFMKLTPDRYIHELLVEHLHVVEVVVGENFTFGKKAAGKVDTLRRAGERFGFAVESMSLLTEHHRNETVTFSSTYIRSCVDAGDMVAATEALGRPHRVEGVVVRGEGRGVELGFPTANVAPPMYSAIPADGVYAAWFTVLGHGPVAGTVVPGERYRAAVSVGTNPTFSGRTRTVEAFVLDTSADLYGQHVALDFVARIRGQKKFASVPELVAAMGKDIDRVRALLRGD; translated from the coding sequence GTGCAGCGGTGGCGCGGCCAAGACGAGATCCCGACTGACTGGGGCAGGTGCGTGCTCACCATCGGTGTGTTCGACGGCGTGCACCGGGGGCACGCCGAACTGATCGCGCACGCGGTGAAGGCCGGACGCGCACGCGAGGTGCCGGCCGTGCTGATGACGTTCGATCCGCACCCGATGGAAGTGGTGTATCCCGGCAGTCACCCGGCGCAACTGACCACGCTGACCCGGCGTGCCGAACTCGTCGAAGACCTGGGCATCGATGTTTTCCTCGTGATGCCGTTCACCACTGATTTCATGAAGCTCACGCCGGACCGCTACATCCACGAACTCCTGGTTGAGCATCTGCACGTGGTGGAGGTCGTCGTAGGCGAGAACTTCACGTTCGGCAAGAAGGCAGCCGGCAAGGTCGACACGCTTCGACGGGCCGGTGAGCGGTTCGGGTTCGCCGTGGAGTCGATGTCGCTGCTGACAGAGCACCACCGCAACGAGACGGTGACGTTTTCGTCCACGTACATCCGGTCCTGTGTGGACGCCGGCGATATGGTGGCCGCCACGGAAGCCCTGGGCCGACCGCATCGGGTCGAAGGCGTCGTGGTTCGCGGCGAAGGTCGGGGCGTGGAGCTGGGCTTTCCCACCGCGAACGTGGCGCCGCCGATGTACTCGGCGATCCCCGCCGACGGTGTGTATGCCGCCTGGTTCACGGTACTGGGACACGGGCCGGTGGCTGGCACCGTCGTCCCCGGTGAGCGCTACCGGGCCGCGGTATCCGTGGGGACCAACCCGACGTTTTCGGGACGCACCCGCACTGTTGAGGCGTTCGTGCTCGACACCAGCGCTGACCTGTACGGCCAGCACGTGGCGCTGGATTTCGTTGCGCGCATCCGCGGCCAGAAGAAGTTCGCATCGGTGCCGGAGTTGGTGGCCGCAATGGGTAAAGACATCGATCGGGTGCGCGCGTTGCTACGCGGGGATTAA
- the mntR gene encoding manganese-binding transcriptional regulator MntR: MSADEEPGGLTAVAQDYLKVIWTAQEWSKEKVSTKMLAEKIGVSASTASESIRRLAEQGLVDHEKYGAVALTDSGRRVALAMVRRHRLLETFLVNELGYGWDEVHDEAEVLEHAVSDRLVARIDAKLGFPRRDPHGDPIPAADGQVPTPPARQLWDCHDGDTGTVARISDADPQMLRYFDSVGINLDSRLRVLARREFAGMISVSIEASGGDQVTVELGSPAARAIWVVA; this comes from the coding sequence GTGAGCGCTGATGAGGAGCCTGGCGGTCTCACCGCGGTTGCTCAGGACTATCTCAAGGTTATTTGGACCGCTCAGGAGTGGTCCAAGGAGAAGGTCAGCACCAAGATGCTGGCGGAGAAGATCGGAGTGTCGGCCAGCACAGCCTCGGAGTCCATCCGCAGGCTGGCCGAGCAGGGGTTGGTCGACCATGAGAAGTACGGCGCGGTGGCGTTGACCGACTCGGGGCGGCGCGTGGCACTGGCGATGGTGCGCCGGCACCGGCTATTGGAGACATTTCTGGTCAACGAACTCGGCTATGGCTGGGACGAGGTGCACGACGAGGCCGAGGTGCTCGAGCACGCGGTATCGGATCGCCTAGTTGCGCGTATCGACGCCAAGCTGGGGTTCCCGCGTCGCGATCCGCACGGCGACCCGATCCCTGCTGCCGACGGGCAGGTGCCGACCCCGCCGGCGAGGCAGCTGTGGGACTGCCACGATGGTGATACGGGTACCGTGGCCCGCATCTCCGATGCCGACCCGCAGATGCTGCGGTACTTCGACAGCGTCGGGATCAACCTGGACTCGCGGTTGCGAGTGTTGGCGCGGCGCGAATTCGCCGGCATGATCTCGGTGTCGATCGAAGCCTCCGGCGGCGACCAGGTCACCGTCGAGTTGGGGAGTCCGGCCGCTCGCGCGATTTGGGTGGTGGCTTAG
- a CDS encoding polyribonucleotide nucleotidyltransferase produces the protein MSVAEIEEGVFESTATIDNGSFGTRTIRFETGRLALQAAGAVVAYLDDENMLLSATTASKSPKEHFDFFPLTVDVEERMYAAGRIPGSFFRREGRPSTDAILTCRLIDRPLRPSFVDGLRNEIQIVVTILSLDPNDLYDVLAINAASASTQLGGLPFSGPIGGVRVALIDGTWVAFPNVEQLERAVFDMVVAGRLVDTADGGQSDVAIMMVEAEATENVIELVEGGAPAPTESVVAAGLEAAKPAIAALCTAQQELADACGASTRPAAEYPVFPDYGDDVYYSVSSVATDELAAALTIGDKAERDQRTDEIKAQVLERLADTYEGREKEVGAAFRALTKKLVRQRILTDHFRIDGRGITDIRALSAEVAVVPRAHGSALFERGETQILGVTTLDMVKMAQQIDSLGPETSKRYMHHYNFPPFSTGETGRVGSPKRREIGHGALAERALVPVLPSTEEFPYAIRQVSEALGSNGSTSMGSVCASTLALLNAGVPLKAPVAGIAMGLVSDDVQVEGAAEPADGVVERRFVTLTDILGAEDAFGDMDFKVAGTKDFVTALQLDTKLDGIPSKVLAGALEQARDARLTILEVMAEAIDRPDEMSPYAPRVTTIKVPVDKIGEVIGPKGKVINGITEETGAQISIEDDGTVFVGATDGPSAQAAIDKINAIANPQLPTVGERFLGTVVKTTDFGAFVSLLPGRDGLVHISKLGKGKRIAKVEDVVNVGDKLRVEIADIDKRGKISLVLVADEEASAAPADAATASS, from the coding sequence ATGTCTGTAGCTGAAATTGAAGAAGGCGTGTTCGAATCAACCGCCACCATTGACAACGGGAGCTTCGGCACCCGCACCATTCGTTTCGAGACCGGGCGGCTGGCCTTACAGGCCGCCGGCGCGGTCGTCGCCTACCTGGACGACGAAAATATGCTGCTGTCGGCGACCACCGCCAGCAAGAGCCCCAAGGAACATTTCGACTTCTTCCCGCTGACGGTGGACGTCGAGGAGCGCATGTACGCCGCGGGCCGCATTCCTGGTTCGTTCTTCCGTCGTGAGGGCCGGCCCTCCACCGACGCGATCCTGACCTGCCGGCTCATCGATCGCCCGCTGCGCCCGTCGTTCGTTGATGGCCTGCGCAATGAGATCCAGATCGTGGTGACGATTCTGAGCCTCGACCCCAACGATCTCTATGACGTGCTGGCGATCAACGCCGCGTCGGCCTCCACCCAGTTGGGTGGCTTGCCGTTCTCCGGTCCCATCGGGGGTGTGCGGGTAGCGCTCATTGACGGCACCTGGGTTGCGTTCCCGAACGTTGAGCAACTCGAACGCGCCGTGTTCGACATGGTGGTCGCGGGCCGCCTGGTCGACACCGCCGACGGGGGCCAGTCGGATGTCGCCATCATGATGGTCGAAGCCGAGGCCACCGAGAACGTGATCGAGCTCGTCGAGGGCGGCGCCCCGGCGCCAACGGAGAGTGTCGTGGCTGCGGGTCTGGAGGCGGCCAAGCCAGCCATCGCCGCGCTGTGTACCGCGCAGCAGGAGCTCGCCGACGCGTGTGGAGCGTCAACCAGGCCGGCCGCTGAATACCCGGTGTTTCCCGACTACGGCGACGACGTGTACTACTCGGTGTCCTCGGTGGCCACCGACGAGTTGGCTGCCGCTTTGACCATCGGCGACAAGGCCGAGCGCGACCAGCGCACCGACGAGATCAAGGCCCAGGTCCTCGAGCGGCTCGCCGACACCTACGAGGGCCGGGAGAAAGAGGTCGGCGCCGCGTTTCGCGCGTTGACCAAGAAGCTTGTTCGCCAGCGCATCCTCACTGACCATTTTCGCATCGATGGGCGCGGTATCACCGACATCCGGGCGTTGTCGGCCGAGGTGGCCGTGGTGCCACGGGCGCACGGCAGTGCGCTCTTCGAACGCGGCGAAACCCAGATCCTTGGGGTGACCACGCTTGACATGGTCAAGATGGCCCAGCAGATCGACTCGCTCGGGCCCGAGACATCGAAACGCTACATGCATCACTACAATTTCCCGCCGTTCTCCACCGGCGAGACCGGTCGCGTCGGCTCGCCCAAGCGGCGCGAGATCGGACACGGTGCGTTGGCTGAGCGGGCTCTGGTGCCGGTGTTGCCGAGCACCGAGGAGTTCCCGTACGCCATCCGCCAGGTGTCGGAAGCCCTGGGCTCCAACGGCTCCACGTCGATGGGCTCGGTGTGTGCGTCCACGCTGGCGCTGCTCAATGCCGGGGTGCCGCTGAAGGCGCCGGTGGCCGGCATTGCGATGGGCCTGGTGTCCGACGACGTTCAGGTAGAAGGGGCGGCGGAGCCGGCCGACGGTGTCGTGGAGCGCCGCTTCGTGACGCTGACCGACATCCTGGGCGCCGAGGACGCGTTCGGCGACATGGACTTCAAGGTCGCCGGAACCAAGGACTTTGTCACCGCGCTGCAATTGGACACCAAACTCGACGGGATCCCGTCAAAGGTCCTAGCAGGTGCCCTTGAGCAGGCCAGGGATGCTCGCCTCACGATTCTCGAGGTCATGGCCGAGGCCATCGACAGGCCCGACGAGATGAGCCCGTACGCGCCGCGAGTGACCACCATCAAGGTCCCGGTGGACAAGATCGGCGAGGTGATAGGACCCAAGGGAAAGGTCATCAACGGCATCACCGAGGAAACGGGCGCGCAGATCTCCATCGAAGACGACGGCACGGTGTTCGTCGGCGCCACCGACGGGCCGTCCGCGCAGGCCGCGATCGACAAGATCAACGCGATTGCCAACCCGCAGTTACCGACCGTGGGCGAACGTTTCCTCGGAACAGTGGTCAAGACAACCGATTTCGGTGCGTTCGTGTCGCTGCTGCCGGGCCGTGACGGTCTGGTGCACATCTCCAAGCTCGGCAAGGGCAAGCGCATCGCGAAGGTTGAAGACGTGGTGAACGTCGGTGACAAGCTACGGGTAGAGATTGCCGATATCGACAAGCGCGGCAAGATCTCTCTGGTTCTGGTGGCTGACGAAGAAGCGTCCGCAGCTCCCGCCGATGCCGCGACGGCCAGCAGCTGA
- the lppU gene encoding LppU family putative lipoprotein: MRALIAIRVTALAVVASAGLVGCSGWDDGTNVADLDVGDCLRLGGTPDRPLATKAECGSSGSSFKVVSAVTDRAQCPADVDSSYSMRNSFNGANNTVCLDVDWVIGGCMSVDPSHDADPVRVDCDDASVPHRQRATQILRDLHAPVSVDQCASGMGYTYPQQRFVVCVEDVTS; encoded by the coding sequence GTGCGCGCCCTGATCGCAATCCGCGTCACCGCCCTAGCCGTCGTGGCGTCGGCGGGACTCGTCGGTTGCTCGGGCTGGGATGACGGGACCAACGTCGCCGATCTCGATGTGGGGGACTGTCTGCGGCTCGGCGGCACACCAGATCGCCCCCTGGCCACCAAGGCGGAATGCGGTAGCAGCGGGTCTAGCTTCAAGGTTGTTTCGGCGGTTACCGACCGTGCGCAATGCCCCGCCGACGTCGATTCGTCGTATTCGATGCGCAATTCGTTCAATGGCGCAAACAACACCGTCTGCCTGGACGTGGACTGGGTGATCGGGGGTTGCATGAGTGTCGACCCGAGTCACGACGCCGACCCGGTGCGGGTGGACTGCGACGACGCTTCGGTACCGCACCGGCAGCGAGCCACCCAGATCCTCAGAGACCTCCACGCTCCCGTCAGCGTCGACCAGTGCGCGAGTGGCATGGGCTATACCTACCCGCAGCAGCGGTTCGTGGTGTGCGTCGAGGACGTCACCAGCTGA